From Phoenix dactylifera cultivar Barhee BC4 unplaced genomic scaffold, palm_55x_up_171113_PBpolish2nd_filt_p 001178F, whole genome shotgun sequence, the proteins below share one genomic window:
- the LOC120108110 gene encoding septum-promoting GTP-binding protein 1-like, protein MFDLTTRRTLNNAIGWYQRARKWNKTAIPILIGTKFDDFVQLPLEMQWTVCESGQSMRKSDECNSLFSSAAHNINVNKIFKFIIAKLFNLPWTVERNLTLGEPIIDF, encoded by the exons ATGTTCGATCTAACCACCCGTCGCACACTAAATAA TGCTATCGGCTGGTATCAACGGGCAAGAAAATGGAATAAG ACAGCGATCCCTATATTAATAGGAACAAAATTTGATGACTTTGTTCAGCTTCCTCTCGAAATGCAATGGACGGTTTGTGAATCAG GCCAGAGCATGCGCAAGAGTGATGAATGCAACTCTCTTTTTTCAAGTGCCGCCCACAACATAAATGTGAACAAGATTTTCAAGTTCATCATAGCCAAGCTCTTTAACTTGCCATGGACTGTAGAGAGAAACTTGACACTCGGAGAACCCATCATCGATTTctag